The DNA sequence GGGCTGAATGGTGCCAACCGTGCAGGTTCGTTTCACCAATTGTCGAGGAACTCGCTAGAGACTATTCTGGTAAAGCAGCTTTTGGAAAACTGAATGTGGACGAGAATCCACTGGTGTCTAATCAGTTCATGATTAGAAGTATACCGACTATAATGTTTTTCAAGAAAGGCAGACTGGTGGATTCACAGATAGGTGCAGTTCCTAGAGGCGTTCTGGAAGCAAAATTGAGGAAATACCTGTAAAGAACTGATATTCCATGGATAGCTATGACGTAATAGTTATTGGTGCGGCCTCCGCGGGTCTTTCTGCAGCACTTTATCTGTCTAGGCAAAATCTGAAGACTCTTGTAATATCAAAAGATATAGGTGGGCAGGCTCTGCTAACAAATGAGATTGAAAATTATCCTGGTTTCGATTACATTTCTGGTTTCGACCTAATGAATAAGTTCCATCAACAGGCATCGAAATACGGCACCGAGTTCGTATATGATGAGGTCGTTTCTGTGTCCCGCGAGAGTGATGGTGTTTTCTTGGTTTCGACGAATGAATCGAAATTCAGATCTACGGCTTTGGTTCTTGCATTCGGCAAGACCCCAAGGAATTTGAATGTTCCCGGCGAAGATCGCCTTGCAGGGCATGGGGTTTCTTACTGTGCAGTCTGTGATGGCCCACTTTATAAAGGAAAGGAAATCGCTGTTGTAGGTATCGGGGATCATGTATTGCAAGAAGCAGTTTATCTTTCATCCGCAGCGTCAAAGTTGCATATCATATACACCGGATCGCGAGTGGACAAGGACGACGAGAACTATAAGCAATTAATTTCCAGCGAAAAGAACAAATTCTACTTGAATTCGATCGTTAAAGAAATAAATGGTGACAAATTAGTAAAAAGTGTTAAAGTTTTGAATCGCAGTAGCAGTCCCCCCTCTGAGTTTGAGCTGAAGATAGATGGATTATTTGTCGAAATGGGCTACATAGCCAAAAGTGACTTTGTAAAAGATCTTGTGAAATTAAATTCCAGTAAGGAAATCATTACGGATAAGTTAGGAAACACAAGCTCAGAAGGCATTTTTGCCTGCGGAGACATCACCGATATACCCTATAAACAAGCAGTGATTTCGGCAGGTCAGGGAGCGACTGCTGCGCTTTCAGCTTTTAATTACATCCAGAAAAAGAAAGGCCTAAGAGTTATGAATACGGACTGGAAAACGGTAAAAACTGATAAGGTCGGTGTATCTCTTACACTGTCATAATTAAATGTTCACAGGGCTGGTTGATGAGCACATTGGCATCAGTCCAAGGATGAAATCTAATGATTTTAAGAGAATCGTAACCTTAATGTGTTCGAATTACATAAAATATAGAGAACATGGAGCACCTTGAACTAGGAAATCGTGAATTCCTCGAGACACGTGAGTATAATTCCAAGATAAGCTTCATAGGTGCGACGCATAAATTTGATTCGAGGTTGTCAGCGAGCATTAAAAGCATAAACGAAATAGCAAAAGAACTTGGCAATGACTACGAGATTATTCTGGCTAATATTTCAGGGTCACCTGTGGCGAAAGAGATAAGGAGGGAGTATTCATATTCTATTCCAGATTTACAAATTGTGGAAGGGCGGAAGGGAAATTTTGGTAGTGGAAAGAAAATCGCATACAAAAATTCCGAGGGAAAATATATTGTCCCGTTCTGCACGAATATATCTTATCCGATTGAGTATGCGGACTTAATCCATGGTTTTCTGAAAATGAGAATCAAG is a window from the Thermoplasmatales archaeon genome containing:
- the trxA gene encoding thioredoxin — translated: MDDNIDMIRQKMMKEIMEKQNNKQTVQNNGKPKVLTDQTFASEISKNDVVVVDFWAEWCQPCRFVSPIVEELARDYSGKAAFGKLNVDENPLVSNQFMIRSIPTIMFFKKGRLVDSQIGAVPRGVLEAKLRKYL
- a CDS encoding FAD-dependent oxidoreductase — protein: MDSYDVIVIGAASAGLSAALYLSRQNLKTLVISKDIGGQALLTNEIENYPGFDYISGFDLMNKFHQQASKYGTEFVYDEVVSVSRESDGVFLVSTNESKFRSTALVLAFGKTPRNLNVPGEDRLAGHGVSYCAVCDGPLYKGKEIAVVGIGDHVLQEAVYLSSAASKLHIIYTGSRVDKDDENYKQLISSEKNKFYLNSIVKEINGDKLVKSVKVLNRSSSPPSEFELKIDGLFVEMGYIAKSDFVKDLVKLNSSKEIITDKLGNTSSEGIFACGDITDIPYKQAVISAGQGATAALSAFNYIQKKKGLRVMNTDWKTVKTDKVGVSLTLS